Within Acidimicrobiia bacterium, the genomic segment GCCGAAGATCACCTAGAACTTGGGTGTTGCTAACCGAGCGGCCTCTACTTCCTCTTTGTAACTACTTCCCCTGTTTAACCCAACCAGTTTTTGGATGGAATCATGGAAGTACGTGGACCGCTCGAAGCAAGTTTTGTTCGCCAAACTCGAGGTAACAAGAGCGAATACGGTTCGGTGTTGCCCTTAATGGCCGTGCTACTAGTCGCAACGGCGGCCGCTATTTGGGGTCTGGCCACTTATGGGTCTCTGTTAATTGAACGTGCTGAAGCTCAAAGCGCAGCTGACGCCGCAGCTTTAGCGGCAGGCCTAGGCAGCGACGACGACGCCCGCCTGGTGGCCAATGCCAACGGCGCAACTCTTGTGTGGATAAAGCGCAGCGGTGCCCAGGTGGAAGTAAAGGTGCAAGTAGGCCGAGCTCATGCTCGTGCTCGTGCCGAAATCGAGCGGCATTACCAAGGGCCAC encodes:
- a CDS encoding pilus assembly protein TadG-related protein; translated protein: MEVRGPLEASFVRQTRGNKSEYGSVLPLMAVLLVATAAAIWGLATYGSLLIERAEAQSAADAAALAAGLGSDDDARLVANANGATLVWIKRSGAQVEVKVQVGRAHARARAEIERHYQGPRYETASIP